One genomic region from Macellibacteroides fermentans encodes:
- a CDS encoding DUF2027 domain-containing protein gives MNVKIGDKVRFLNSVGGGIVRRFKGNDQVIVEDEDGFDIPVLIRECVVVGDNMMTRSSAGRPSAPAPQVQVTAPAPQPEKVEETAEGERLNVFLAYLPIDPKSMQQTRYEAYFVNESNYFLFYNYMSRQNNSWMSRSQGLIEPNTKIFMEEFGKEDLNELERICVQFIAFKKDKPYAMKNSVSVELRLDTVKFYKLHCFLDNDYFDEPAILAPIVRQDIPERQMLISAAAIQEAMQQKVREEKVTPTVVKKKAEAPIIEVDLHTEQLLDTTAGMDSTAILNYQLDKFHEVLKEYAGVKGQKIVFIHGKGEGVLRKAIENELKTKYKQYFYQDASFREYGFGATMVTIK, from the coding sequence ATGAATGTTAAAATAGGCGATAAGGTACGGTTCCTGAACAGCGTGGGTGGTGGAATTGTACGCAGATTCAAGGGAAACGACCAGGTAATAGTAGAAGATGAGGATGGATTTGACATTCCGGTTCTTATTCGTGAATGTGTGGTTGTAGGCGACAATATGATGACCAGAAGCAGTGCAGGCAGACCGTCGGCTCCGGCTCCTCAGGTACAGGTAACCGCTCCCGCACCTCAGCCAGAGAAGGTTGAAGAGACAGCCGAAGGCGAAAGGCTCAACGTTTTTCTTGCCTACCTGCCTATAGATCCCAAATCGATGCAGCAGACCCGCTACGAAGCATATTTTGTGAATGAGAGCAACTATTTCCTGTTCTACAACTATATGAGCCGCCAAAACAACAGCTGGATGAGCCGTAGCCAGGGCCTGATCGAACCCAACACCAAGATATTCATGGAAGAGTTCGGCAAAGAAGACCTGAACGAGCTTGAACGGATTTGTGTTCAGTTTATCGCATTTAAAAAGGATAAACCCTACGCTATGAAAAACTCCGTGTCGGTCGAATTGCGTTTGGATACAGTAAAATTCTATAAATTGCATTGTTTCCTTGATAACGATTATTTTGATGAGCCGGCTATCCTGGCGCCCATTGTCAGACAAGATATTCCCGAACGGCAGATGCTTATCTCGGCCGCCGCTATACAGGAAGCCATGCAGCAAAAGGTACGGGAAGAAAAGGTTACGCCTACTGTGGTAAAGAAAAAGGCAGAAGCTCCCATCATCGAGGTCGATTTGCATACCGAACAGTTACTGGATACCACTGCGGGTATGGACAGTACTGCCATTCTGAACTATCAACTGGATAAATTCCATGAAGTCTTAAAGGAATATGCCGGCGTAAAAGGTCAGAAAATTGTTTTTATCCATGGAAAAGGAGAAGGCGTACTGCGAAAAGCGATTGAAAATGAACTCAAAACAAAATATAAACAGTATTTTTACCAGGATGCTTCTTTTCGCGAATATGGATTTGGAGCCACGATGGTAACAATTAAATAA
- a CDS encoding dipeptidyl-peptidase 3 family protein has product MKKIMLSVMTAIAFTACTGNKTASPEKAQSFSYEVDKFADLQILRYQVPGFESLTLNQKQLLYHLSLAAIMGRDILFDQNCRYNLAVRRTLEAITENYKGDRSSADYKAMEVYLKRVWFSNGIHHHYGEEKFVPGFSEEFFVSAVKGLDPNAVPVRDGQTVDQFLAELVPVIFDPLVLSKRTVQSGDQDLILASANNYYGGGITQHEVEAFYDKMKDPKDETPISYGLNSRLVKEDGKIVEKVWKVGGLYTQAIEKIVAELQLAVPFAENENQKKVIETLISYYKTGDLKEFDAYAVLWVKDTVSEVDFINGFTETYGDPLGMKASWESTVNFVNKEATKRTIVISNNAQWFEDNSPVDSRFKKKEVKGVSAKVITVAMLGGDCYPATPIGINLPNADWIRKDHGSKSVTIENITEAYDKASQGSGFNEEFVWSDKEREAIKTYGFLTDNLHTDLHECLGHGSGQLLPGVASDALKAYSSTLEETRADLFGLYYIADPKLVELGLVPDAEAYKAEYYKYIMNGLMSQLVRIELGKNVEEAHMRNRQLIAKWAFEQGKADNVIELKKKEGKTYVVVNDYAKLRELFGKLLAEVQRIKSEGDFAAGKQLVEDYAVKVDPELHAEVLKRYAALNLAPYKGFVNPVMKLVKNEKGEVTDVTLDYTEGYTQQMVRYGKEYSFLPTYND; this is encoded by the coding sequence ATGAAGAAAATAATGTTATCCGTTATGACAGCAATCGCTTTTACAGCTTGTACGGGAAACAAAACGGCCAGTCCCGAAAAGGCACAGTCGTTTTCCTACGAAGTAGACAAGTTCGCCGACCTGCAGATACTGCGTTACCAGGTTCCCGGATTTGAATCCCTCACATTAAATCAAAAACAGCTCTTATATCACCTCTCACTGGCAGCCATCATGGGGCGCGACATCCTGTTCGATCAGAACTGCAGATACAACCTGGCTGTTCGTCGCACGTTGGAGGCAATTACCGAAAACTATAAAGGCGACCGCTCGTCGGCCGACTATAAGGCGATGGAGGTATATCTGAAGCGGGTGTGGTTCTCTAACGGTATCCACCATCACTACGGTGAGGAAAAATTTGTACCGGGCTTCTCGGAAGAATTTTTTGTATCAGCTGTAAAAGGGCTGGACCCTAATGCTGTTCCTGTACGCGACGGACAAACAGTAGATCAGTTCCTTGCCGAATTGGTTCCGGTTATTTTCGATCCATTGGTACTAAGCAAACGGACGGTGCAAAGCGGAGATCAGGACCTCATTCTTGCTTCGGCCAACAACTATTACGGGGGTGGTATAACCCAGCACGAGGTTGAGGCCTTTTACGATAAGATGAAGGATCCGAAAGACGAAACTCCTATTTCTTACGGATTGAACAGCCGTTTGGTGAAAGAGGATGGCAAAATAGTGGAGAAGGTTTGGAAAGTAGGCGGCCTTTACACCCAGGCCATCGAGAAGATTGTGGCTGAATTACAGTTGGCTGTACCTTTTGCCGAAAACGAAAATCAGAAGAAGGTGATCGAAACATTGATCTCTTATTATAAAACCGGCGACCTGAAGGAGTTTGATGCCTATGCCGTATTGTGGGTGAAGGATACCGTTTCGGAAGTCGACTTTATCAACGGATTTACAGAAACCTACGGCGATCCGCTGGGCATGAAGGCCAGCTGGGAGTCAACCGTCAACTTCGTAAACAAGGAAGCTACCAAACGTACGATTGTTATAAGCAACAACGCGCAATGGTTTGAAGACAATTCGCCGGTGGACAGCCGCTTCAAGAAGAAAGAGGTAAAGGGTGTTTCTGCCAAAGTGATTACCGTGGCGATGCTGGGTGGCGATTGCTATCCTGCAACTCCTATCGGAATCAACCTGCCTAATGCCGACTGGATCAGAAAGGATCATGGTTCCAAATCGGTTACCATCGAAAATATTACCGAAGCATACGATAAAGCTTCGCAGGGAAGCGGTTTCAACGAAGAGTTTGTTTGGAGCGACAAGGAGCGTGAGGCGATCAAGACTTACGGATTCCTGACAGACAACCTGCATACCGACCTGCACGAATGTCTGGGTCACGGTTCGGGTCAGCTGCTGCCGGGTGTTGCTTCGGATGCACTTAAGGCGTACAGTTCTACACTGGAAGAAACCCGTGCCGACCTGTTCGGATTGTATTACATAGCCGATCCTAAATTGGTGGAACTGGGACTTGTTCCCGATGCTGAGGCATACAAGGCGGAGTACTACAAATATATTATGAACGGACTGATGTCGCAGCTGGTTCGCATCGAACTTGGCAAGAACGTGGAAGAGGCGCATATGCGTAACCGCCAGCTTATTGCCAAATGGGCGTTCGAACAGGGTAAGGCAGACAATGTAATTGAGCTGAAGAAAAAAGAGGGTAAAACCTATGTAGTGGTGAACGATTATGCCAAACTGCGTGAACTCTTTGGAAAGCTGTTGGCCGAAGTACAACGTATCAAGAGCGAAGGCGACTTTGCCGCCGGAAAGCAACTGGTGGAAGATTATGCCGTAAAGGTGGATCCCGAATTACATGCCGAGGTATTGAAGCGTTACGCTGCACTTAACCTGGCTCCTTACAAAGGATTTGTAAATCCGGTGATGAAACTGGTTAAGAACGAAAAAGGGGAGGTAACCGATGTTACGCTCGACTATACCGAAGGGTATACCCAACAGATGGTGCGCTACGGAAAGGAATATTCTTTCCTTCCTACTTACAACGACTAA
- a CDS encoding DNA alkylation repair protein, translating to MQETIQQIRKQLRLAMNGVVSSSMRDKGMDYKMNFGVSVPKIKEIASQYEPSEALASLLWEQDVRELKIMATLLYPADAFTAEAANRWVSELKHLEIAEQLVANLLPKLPFAEVLATQWITDTREFVSVTGYLLLARLCTLGNQLTDSTAGLMVNAAASVVEEGLSRRQRAASLALKRYGRQSQTQAASVLRAIEGLQASGEAGKLEIYNDIKFEFEYYA from the coding sequence ATGCAGGAAACAATTCAACAGATACGAAAACAACTCCGTTTGGCAATGAACGGAGTTGTTTCTTCCAGTATGCGTGACAAGGGAATGGACTACAAGATGAATTTCGGTGTGTCTGTTCCTAAGATAAAGGAGATTGCGTCTCAATACGAACCCAGCGAAGCGCTTGCCTCGTTGTTGTGGGAACAGGATGTACGCGAGCTGAAAATTATGGCAACACTGCTTTATCCTGCCGACGCCTTTACTGCCGAAGCAGCCAACCGGTGGGTAAGCGAGCTGAAACACCTGGAGATTGCAGAGCAACTTGTTGCCAACTTATTGCCTAAACTTCCGTTTGCCGAAGTATTGGCAACGCAATGGATTACCGATACCCGCGAATTTGTATCGGTTACGGGCTATCTTTTATTGGCACGTTTATGTACCCTGGGCAACCAGCTTACAGATTCTACTGCCGGTTTGATGGTGAATGCTGCGGCAAGTGTAGTGGAGGAGGGGCTTTCGCGCAGGCAGCGTGCCGCCAGTCTTGCACTGAAACGCTATGGTAGACAGTCGCAAACGCAGGCTGCATCGGTTTTGCGTGCGATAGAAGGGCTGCAAGCGAGCGGAGAAGCCGGCAAACTAGAAATATATAATGATATTAAATTTGAATTTGAATATTACGCCTAA
- a CDS encoding CYTH domain-containing protein, which translates to MATEIERKFLVRGDFFPEVYDSKRIVQGYICSSPERSVRVRIRGDEGYLTIKGASNVDGTTRYEFEKKITEEEAYQLLALCEPGTISKVRHLVKAGDHIFEVDVFDGENQGLVVAEIELKEASEVFIRPDWLGEEVTGDVRYYNSMLSRHPYSTWENKK; encoded by the coding sequence ATGGCCACAGAGATAGAACGTAAATTTTTGGTCAGGGGCGACTTCTTTCCTGAAGTATACGATTCCAAACGCATCGTACAGGGATATATCTGCTCTTCGCCGGAACGATCCGTAAGGGTACGCATCCGCGGAGATGAGGGCTATCTTACCATAAAAGGGGCATCCAACGTGGATGGAACCACCCGATACGAATTTGAAAAGAAGATTACGGAAGAGGAGGCATACCAGCTGTTGGCGCTTTGTGAGCCGGGTACGATAAGTAAGGTAAGGCACCTTGTAAAAGCGGGCGATCATATCTTTGAAGTGGATGTGTTTGACGGCGAAAACCAGGGATTGGTAGTGGCGGAGATAGAACTGAAGGAGGCTTCGGAAGTTTTTATCCGTCCCGACTGGCTTGGCGAGGAGGTTACAGGTGATGTGCGTTATTACAACTCGATGTTATCCAGACATCCGTATAGTACATGGGAAAATAAGAAATAA
- a CDS encoding S46 family peptidase, with the protein MKKILLLLAITTLSLPVVADEGMWLLPLLRQQKLEEMKKLGLQVEDYDIYNPDSSSLKDAVVIFGSGCTGEFVSDQGLLLTNHHCGYSQIQQHSSLENDYLTNGFWASSKEKELPNPGLTVTLIDKIDDVTEYVTKALEADPDPNGMNYLSPSYLNKLAEKKVGGKFLQDNPGTGVEIKPFYGGNKYYMFTTKKYSDVRLVGAPPSSIGKFGADTDNWMWPRHTGDFSVFRVYADASGNPSEYKPSNVPLKPKKWLKISLNGVKENDFAMILGFPGRTNKFYTSWEVAERRDIDNSVRIKIRDIRQKVMLEEMMRDPQVRIQYASKYASSTNAHKNAIGSNWAINKRNFEKVKLDVQDKLTAWSKQNNKPEYIEAMQALKQIVTDRKDLRFRSWMLDEALIRGIEFTGIPTEVDPIIDALKKKDQKAIKEQLTLLNMAYKRFNNKDYSAAVDKKIAKALLKAYAAEIPLIMQPACLIDCEKKFEGNTDMFIDYLFAESIFGSDRNFNRFMNNPTVKALEADPMIKFAKSVKAEKIALKAALDGFDDSYAAAHKTFVKGIMEMQGEKNLFPDANSTLRLAYGQVRGYNARDAVNYGYKTTLEGVMEKEDPTNWEFVVPDKLKQLYEAKNYAPYGSQEEGMPVAFTANTHTTGGNSGSPVLNGRGELIGLNFDRNWEGVGGDIQYLPEYQRSIIVDIRYVLFLIDKYGDAGYLIDEMDLQK; encoded by the coding sequence ATGAAGAAAATCCTCTTGCTCTTGGCGATTACAACTCTTTCGCTGCCGGTTGTTGCAGACGAAGGGATGTGGTTGCTTCCGTTACTTAGGCAGCAAAAGCTGGAAGAGATGAAAAAACTGGGATTGCAGGTAGAGGACTATGACATCTACAATCCCGATTCGTCTTCGCTGAAAGATGCGGTTGTTATCTTTGGCAGCGGATGTACCGGCGAATTTGTTTCGGATCAGGGTTTATTGCTAACCAATCACCATTGCGGGTACAGCCAGATACAACAACACAGTTCGCTCGAGAACGATTACCTTACCAACGGATTCTGGGCCTCTTCCAAAGAGAAGGAGCTTCCCAATCCGGGACTTACAGTCACCTTGATCGATAAGATTGACGATGTTACAGAATACGTTACCAAAGCGCTGGAAGCCGATCCTGACCCAAATGGGATGAATTATCTTTCGCCATCGTATCTGAACAAACTGGCGGAAAAGAAGGTGGGTGGAAAGTTCTTGCAAGATAATCCCGGAACCGGCGTGGAGATCAAACCTTTCTACGGCGGCAACAAATATTATATGTTTACAACCAAGAAGTACAGCGATGTACGTCTGGTGGGTGCTCCTCCCTCTTCCATCGGAAAGTTTGGAGCGGATACCGACAACTGGATGTGGCCGCGCCACACGGGCGATTTCTCTGTATTCAGGGTGTATGCGGATGCCAGCGGCAATCCTTCGGAATACAAACCCAGCAACGTTCCGCTCAAGCCTAAAAAGTGGCTGAAAATTTCCCTTAACGGTGTAAAGGAGAACGACTTTGCCATGATTCTGGGATTTCCCGGACGTACAAACAAGTTCTATACGTCGTGGGAAGTGGCCGAAAGAAGGGATATAGACAATTCCGTACGTATCAAAATACGCGACATCCGTCAGAAAGTAATGCTGGAAGAGATGATGCGCGACCCGCAGGTACGGATTCAGTATGCCAGCAAATACGCCAGCTCCACCAATGCGCATAAGAATGCCATCGGCAGCAACTGGGCCATCAACAAGCGTAATTTTGAAAAGGTGAAGCTGGATGTACAGGACAAGCTGACGGCTTGGTCGAAGCAGAACAACAAACCCGAATATATTGAAGCCATGCAGGCCCTGAAGCAGATTGTAACCGACCGGAAGGATTTACGTTTCAGAAGCTGGATGCTGGATGAGGCTTTGATACGGGGTATCGAGTTCACCGGTATTCCAACCGAAGTGGATCCGATTATCGATGCGCTGAAAAAGAAAGACCAGAAGGCAATCAAGGAACAGCTCACCTTGCTGAACATGGCATACAAGCGCTTCAACAACAAGGATTACTCGGCTGCGGTGGATAAAAAGATAGCCAAAGCTTTGCTTAAGGCCTATGCTGCCGAAATTCCTTTGATTATGCAACCGGCATGTCTGATCGATTGCGAGAAAAAATTCGAGGGTAATACAGACATGTTTATAGACTACCTGTTTGCAGAATCTATCTTTGGAAGCGACAGGAACTTCAACCGCTTTATGAACAACCCTACGGTTAAAGCGCTTGAGGCAGATCCGATGATTAAATTTGCCAAATCTGTAAAAGCTGAAAAGATTGCATTAAAGGCTGCCCTGGATGGTTTTGACGACAGCTATGCTGCTGCGCACAAGACATTCGTTAAGGGTATTATGGAGATGCAGGGAGAAAAGAACCTGTTTCCGGATGCCAACTCCACACTTCGTCTGGCCTACGGACAGGTTCGTGGCTACAACGCAAGGGATGCTGTTAACTATGGTTACAAGACCACGCTGGAAGGTGTGATGGAAAAAGAAGATCCCACCAACTGGGAGTTTGTGGTTCCGGATAAATTGAAACAGCTTTATGAAGCGAAGAACTACGCCCCTTACGGCTCTCAGGAAGAGGGTATGCCTGTTGCCTTTACGGCCAACACCCACACCACGGGAGGAAATTCCGGAAGTCCGGTTTTGAACGGCCGGGGCGAGCTTATCGGATTAAACTTCGACCGTAACTGGGAAGGAGTTGGTGGTGATATCCAATACCTGCCCGAATACCAACGAAGTATTATCGTTGATATTCGCTATGTATTGTTCCTGATTGACAAATACGGGGATGCCGGGTACCTGATTGATGAAATGGATCTGCAGAAATAG
- a CDS encoding Fur family transcriptional regulator, whose protein sequence is MDKISALQKRELFTEYLTRKGHRKTPERYAILDHVCAINGHFDVEMLYQSLEGANFHVSRATLYNTIELLVDARLLVRHQFGTQGVQYECAEKAAGHFHLVCSHCGRIQEYKDLALKASVLSKKFTKFTPEYFSMYIFGLCSKCKYALKRKEKKEY, encoded by the coding sequence ATGGATAAAATCTCAGCGTTACAAAAACGAGAACTGTTTACCGAATATCTTACGAGGAAAGGCCACCGAAAAACACCCGAAAGGTATGCTATTCTGGATCATGTCTGTGCAATAAACGGACATTTTGATGTAGAAATGCTTTACCAGAGTCTGGAAGGAGCCAATTTCCACGTAAGCAGGGCTACGTTATATAATACGATTGAGTTGTTGGTGGATGCACGCTTGTTGGTAAGACACCAGTTTGGTACGCAGGGAGTGCAGTATGAGTGTGCCGAGAAGGCGGCGGGCCATTTTCATCTGGTTTGTTCGCACTGCGGAAGGATTCAGGAATATAAAGACCTGGCCTTAAAGGCTTCGGTGCTTTCAAAGAAATTTACCAAGTTTACACCGGAATATTTTTCGATGTATATATTTGGCCTCTGCAGTAAGTGTAAGTATGCACTTAAAAGGAAAGAAAAGAAAGAATATTAA
- a CDS encoding adenylosuccinate synthase, with product MKVDVLLGLQWGDEGKGKVVDVLTPRYDVVTRFQGGPNAGHTLEFNGEKYVLRSIPSGIFQGGKVNIIGNGVVLDPLLFKQEAEALAASGHNLKERLYISKKAHLILPTHRMLDAAYEAAKGAGKIGTTGKGIGPTYTDKVSRNGVRVGDVLHNFQEKYAAAKAKHDAILRSLNYEYNITDLEKEWFDAVEYLKSFTLIDSEHVINNYLIEGKSVLAEGAQGTMLDIDFGSYPFVTSSNTICAGACTGMGVAPGNIGEVYGIFKAYCTRVGSGPFPTELFDETGEELCVKGHEFGSVTGRKRRCGWIDLVALKYAVMINGVTKLIMMKSDVMDEFETIKACVAYDMNGEEVTGFPFEIDEAVKPVYVELPGWKTDMTKMQSEDEFPEEFNAYLSFLEDELGVPIKIVSVGPDRDQTIERYTED from the coding sequence ATGAAAGTAGATGTTTTATTAGGATTGCAATGGGGAGACGAAGGCAAAGGTAAAGTTGTCGATGTGCTTACTCCGCGATATGATGTGGTAACACGTTTTCAGGGAGGTCCCAATGCAGGACATACATTGGAGTTCAATGGTGAAAAGTATGTCCTCCGGTCCATTCCTTCCGGGATATTCCAGGGAGGAAAAGTAAACATTATAGGAAACGGGGTTGTTCTGGATCCTCTATTGTTCAAACAGGAGGCAGAGGCACTTGCTGCCAGTGGCCACAACCTGAAGGAAAGACTCTATATCTCTAAAAAAGCTCATCTTATTCTGCCTACCCACCGCATGCTGGATGCCGCTTACGAAGCAGCCAAAGGCGCCGGTAAAATCGGTACCACAGGAAAAGGGATTGGACCTACCTATACCGACAAGGTAAGCCGTAACGGTGTACGTGTGGGAGATGTGTTGCATAATTTCCAGGAGAAATATGCTGCAGCCAAGGCTAAGCACGACGCTATTCTACGTTCATTAAATTATGAATATAATATTACAGACCTCGAAAAAGAGTGGTTCGACGCGGTTGAGTATCTCAAATCCTTTACGTTGATCGACAGCGAGCATGTAATCAACAATTACCTGATCGAAGGAAAATCCGTATTGGCCGAAGGTGCCCAGGGTACCATGCTGGATATCGATTTCGGATCGTATCCCTTCGTAACCTCTTCCAATACCATTTGTGCCGGTGCATGTACCGGAATGGGTGTTGCTCCGGGCAATATCGGCGAGGTATACGGTATCTTCAAGGCTTACTGTACCCGCGTGGGCAGTGGTCCGTTCCCCACCGAACTGTTTGACGAAACCGGCGAAGAGCTTTGCGTAAAAGGTCACGAATTCGGCTCCGTTACCGGACGTAAGCGTCGTTGCGGCTGGATAGATTTGGTTGCCCTCAAATACGCCGTGATGATTAACGGTGTTACCAAGCTTATCATGATGAAAAGTGATGTAATGGATGAGTTTGAAACAATCAAGGCTTGTGTGGCTTACGATATGAATGGCGAAGAGGTTACCGGTTTCCCCTTCGAAATCGATGAAGCAGTAAAACCTGTATATGTTGAACTGCCGGGCTGGAAGACGGATATGACAAAAATGCAAAGTGAAGACGAATTCCCCGAAGAGTTCAATGCTTACCTGTCATTCCTCGAAGACGAGCTGGGTGTGCCCATCAAGATTGTTTCGGTTGGTCCGGACAGAGACCAGACAATCGAGCGATACACAGAAGACTGA
- a CDS encoding S-adenosylmethionine:tRNA ribosyltransferase-isomerase, producing the protein MTAKTEQIRIEEFNYPLPDERIAKFPLTKRDESKLLVYRNGKIDEAVFKQLSDYLPQGSMLVYNNTRVIQARMLFQKETGAQIEVFCLEPVIPHDYALVFQQTESCSWLCLVGNLKKWKEGALHKTIRMDDKEVVLSAERIKTTGDSHLVRFSWNNPQVTFAELLDAAGILPIPPYLHRETRESDLQTYQTVYSKIKGSVAAPTAGLHFTPEVLAGLDAKGFTREEVTLHVGAGTFKPVKSEVIGDHEMHTEFISVRRSAIENIRTNLGRVIAVGTTSVRTLESLYYMGRTLVNNPDATSEELVVTQWTPYHDTEEVTAHEALTALLDYLDRNQTDTLLSATQIMIAPGYEFKIVKGIITNFHQPKSTLLLLISAFVNGNWKSIYNYALDNDFRFLSYGDSSLLL; encoded by the coding sequence ATGACTGCAAAAACTGAACAAATACGTATTGAGGAATTTAATTATCCTCTGCCCGACGAACGGATTGCAAAATTTCCGTTAACCAAACGAGACGAATCCAAATTGCTGGTCTACCGTAACGGTAAAATAGATGAGGCTGTTTTTAAGCAATTGTCTGATTACCTGCCGCAGGGAAGTATGCTGGTATATAATAATACCCGTGTGATACAGGCCCGCATGCTGTTTCAGAAGGAGACCGGAGCCCAGATCGAGGTGTTTTGTCTGGAACCGGTTATCCCGCACGACTATGCCCTGGTGTTTCAGCAGACCGAATCCTGCAGCTGGCTTTGTCTTGTGGGCAACCTGAAGAAATGGAAAGAGGGAGCATTGCATAAAACCATCCGGATGGATGATAAGGAAGTTGTGCTATCTGCCGAGCGGATTAAGACGACCGGCGACAGCCACCTGGTCCGCTTCTCGTGGAATAATCCGCAGGTAACCTTTGCCGAACTGCTGGATGCAGCAGGTATCCTGCCTATTCCGCCCTATCTGCACCGTGAAACCCGCGAAAGCGATCTGCAGACCTATCAAACGGTCTACTCCAAAATAAAAGGTTCGGTGGCCGCTCCAACGGCGGGACTCCATTTCACGCCCGAAGTACTGGCCGGTCTGGATGCAAAAGGCTTTACCCGCGAAGAGGTTACTTTGCACGTGGGGGCCGGAACCTTTAAACCGGTAAAGAGTGAAGTAATTGGCGATCATGAGATGCATACGGAATTTATTTCGGTACGCCGTTCTGCCATCGAAAACATACGGACCAATTTAGGACGGGTTATCGCGGTTGGAACCACTTCTGTCCGCACACTCGAAAGTCTCTATTACATGGGAAGGACGTTAGTCAACAACCCCGATGCAACATCCGAAGAGCTGGTAGTTACTCAATGGACGCCATACCACGATACCGAAGAGGTTACTGCCCATGAGGCACTTACGGCCCTGTTGGATTACCTGGATCGTAACCAGACCGATACGTTGCTTTCTGCAACGCAGATCATGATTGCGCCGGGTTACGAATTCAAGATCGTGAAGGGAATTATAACAAACTTTCATCAGCCCAAGAGCACCCTGCTGTTGCTTATTTCGGCCTTTGTAAACGGCAACTGGAAATCCATTTACAACTATGCCCTCGATAACGACTTCCGGTTCTTAAGCTACGGAGACAGCTCCTTGCTGCTATAG
- the hemW gene encoding radical SAM family heme chaperone HemW has translation MAGIYIHVPFCSKRCTYCDFFSSTNMQNKETYVDSVVKELELRKEYLSGEGIGTIYFGGGTPSQLDIRAFERIFETISRLYQIDDDAEITLEANPDDMTPGYVEGIATLPFNRVSMGVQSFKDEDLHFLNRRHDSRQAFKAIALCKENGFTNLSIDLIYGLPGQSMEDWQFNLAEAIRLDIPHLSSYHLIYEEGTPLFRQLHAGKVKPVMEELSVAMFTELIDTLADAGYEQYEISNFAKNKLYSRHNSSYWKGIKYLGVGPSAHSFDGKTRQWNVSSMTKYFKGIAAGFPDVEMEELDTKTSYNDFIITGLRTMWGVDLHELQKLYGEELLTYCMKQAAPHLKNGLLVNADSVLKLTRQGIFISDGIMSDLLYV, from the coding sequence ATGGCAGGCATTTATATACATGTTCCATTCTGCAGCAAACGTTGTACGTACTGCGATTTTTTTTCCAGCACCAACATGCAAAACAAGGAGACCTATGTAGACTCGGTTGTAAAGGAGCTGGAGCTTCGCAAGGAGTATCTTTCAGGCGAGGGGATAGGAACAATCTATTTTGGGGGAGGAACTCCCTCGCAACTGGACATACGGGCGTTCGAACGTATCTTTGAAACAATATCCCGGCTGTATCAGATCGATGACGATGCCGAAATTACACTTGAAGCAAACCCCGACGACATGACTCCGGGTTACGTAGAGGGTATCGCCACGCTTCCTTTCAACCGGGTGAGTATGGGGGTACAAAGTTTCAAGGACGAGGATTTGCACTTTTTAAACCGTCGGCACGACAGCAGACAGGCATTTAAAGCCATTGCATTATGTAAGGAGAACGGCTTTACCAATCTCAGTATTGATCTGATATACGGACTGCCCGGTCAGTCGATGGAGGATTGGCAGTTCAACCTTGCGGAAGCCATCCGGCTGGATATTCCGCACTTGTCATCCTACCACCTGATTTACGAAGAGGGAACGCCTCTGTTCAGGCAGCTTCACGCCGGAAAGGTAAAGCCGGTAATGGAAGAGCTGAGCGTGGCGATGTTTACCGAGCTGATCGATACATTGGCAGACGCCGGTTACGAACAGTACGAGATATCCAATTTTGCTAAAAATAAACTTTATTCCCGCCACAACAGCTCCTATTGGAAAGGTATCAAATATCTGGGAGTAGGGCCCTCCGCCCACTCATTCGACGGCAAGACCCGTCAGTGGAACGTGTCGTCGATGACTAAATACTTTAAAGGGATCGCGGCCGGATTTCCCGATGTGGAAATGGAGGAGCTTGACACGAAAACCAGTTACAACGATTTTATCATCACCGGATTACGAACCATGTGGGGCGTTGATCTGCATGAACTTCAAAAACTATATGGCGAAGAGCTGCTTACCTACTGTATGAAACAAGCCGCTCCTCATTTGAAGAACGGCTTGCTGGTAAATGCGGATTCTGTATTGAAGCTAACCCGCCAGGGTATTTTTATTTCCGATGGAATAATGAGTGACCTGTTGTATGTATAG